In Struthio camelus isolate bStrCam1 unplaced genomic scaffold, bStrCam1.hap1 HAP1_SCAFFOLD_188, whole genome shotgun sequence, the following are encoded in one genomic region:
- the LOC138065509 gene encoding syntaxin-binding protein 2-like isoform X4, which produces MAPRGLKALVGEKILNEVIRSVKKEGEWKVLVLDQPSTRIVSACCKMSDILAEGVTRCPEELFEELGRSRAARAIRTLKEIDVAFVPYESQVFTLDAPRSFHGCYSPFGAGERVTVLGTLATRLATLCATLGVYPAVRYRRGPEDNAVLAQALLARLDALRADTPAMAEGRTQLLIVDRSFDLVTPLLHELTLQAMAHDLLDIRHDTYRYETSGLGEVREKAALLDEDDELWVQLRHMHIADVSRKVTELLKTFCESKRLNTEKANIKELSYILKKMPQYQKELSRYATHLSLADACMRRFQGTVERLCAVEQDLAMGTDAEGEKVKDPMKVMVPVLLDPAVDPYDKLRVILLYVLLKNGVTEENLAKLVQHANVPAAQQRVLPNLRLLGAPLTPASGRLRPEVRQRPQATYQLSRWSPAIKDVLEDALEDRLDPEQWPFVCPPATPPSTQAAVSARFGQWHRGRGGAAAGAAVAGAPRVLLFLLGGAALAETRCAYEVAPGAPVLLGSSHILTPRSFLEAVEGLDQPLPPEA; this is translated from the exons ATGGCGCCCCGCGGGCTCAAGGCGCTGGTGGGCGAga AGATCCTCAACGAGGTCATCAGGAGCGTCAAGAAGGAGGGCGAATGGAAG GTGCTCGTCCTGGACCAGCCCAGCACCCGGATCGTCTCGGCCTGCTGCAAGATGTCCGACATCCTGGCCGAGGGCGTCACCA GGTGCCCTGAGGAGCTCTTCGAGGAGCTGGGGCGCTCGCGGGCCGCCCGGGCCATCCGCACCCTCAAGGAGATCGACGTGGCCTTCGTGCCCTACGAGAGCCAG GTGTTCACGCTGGACGCGCCGCGCAGCTTCCACGGGTGCTACAGCCCCttcggggcgggcgagcgggTGACAGTGTTGGGGACGTTggccacccgcctggccaccctctgCGCCACCCTGGGCGTCTACCCCGCCGTGCGCTACCGCAG GGGCCCCGAGGACAACGCGGTGCTGGCCCAGGCGCTGCTGGCCCGTCTCGACGCCCTGCGGGCCGACACCCCGGCCATGGCCGAG GGCCGGACGCAGCTGCTCATCGTGGACCGGAGCTTCGACCTGGTGACGCCGCTGCTGCACGAGCTGACGCTGCAGGCGATGGCCCACGACCTGCTCGACATCCGCCACGACACCTACCG GTACGAGACGTCGGGGCTGGGCGAGGTGCGGGAGAAGGCGGCGCTGCTGGACGAGGACGACGAGCTCTGGGTGCAGCTGCGGCACATGCACATCGCCGACGTCTCCCG GAAGGTGACGGAGCTGCTGAAAACCTTCTGCGAGAGCAAACGGCTCAACACCGAGAAG gccaACATCAAGGAGCTCTCCTACATCCTCAAGAAGATGCCGCAGTACCAGAAGGAGCTGAGCAGG TACGCGACGCACCTGAGCCTGGCGGACGCCTGCATGCGCCGCTTCCAGGGCACCGTGGAGCGGCTCTGCGCCGTCGAGCAG GACCTGGCCATGGGGACGGACGCGGAGGGCGAGAAGGTGAAGGACCCCATGAAGGTGATGGTGCCCGTCCTGCTGGACCCGGCCGTGGACCCCTACGACAAGCTGCGCGTCATCCTGCTCTACGTCCTGCTCAAGAACG gGGTGACCGAGGAGAACCTGGCCAAGCTGGTGCAGCATGCCAACGTGCCGGCGGCCCAGCAGCGGGTGCTGCCCAACCTCCGCCTCCTGGGTGCCCCCCTGACCCCCGCG AGCGGGCGGCTGCGCCCCGAGGTGCGGCAGCGGCCCCAGGCCACCTACCAGCTGTCACGCTGGAGCCCGGCCATCAAGGACGTCCTGgag GACGCCCTGGAGGACCGGCTGGATCCGGAGCAGTGGCCCTTCGtgtgcccccccgccaccccccccagcacccaggctGCTGTCAg CGCCCGCTTCGGGCAGTggcaccggggccgggggggggcggcggcgggggcggcggtggcgggtgccCCCCGGGTGCTGCTCTTCCTgctggggggggcggcgctggccGAGACCCGCTGCGCCTACGAGGTGGCACCCGGCGCCCCCGTCCTGCTCG
- the TRAPPC5 gene encoding trafficking protein particle complex subunit 5, with translation MDARFTRGKSPILERPLSRPRTEVSLGAFALLFSELVQYCQNRVYSVAELQAKLARLGRQVGLRVLDVLVSREKSGRRETKLLNVLLFVKGPVWKALFGKEADKLEQANDDDKTYYIIEKEPLVNAFISVPRDNSSLNCAAFTAGLVEAVLGASGFPAKVTAHWHKGTTLMIKFDEAVVARDKSLEGR, from the coding sequence atggacgCCCGCTTCACGCGGGGCAAGTCGCCCATCCTGGAGCGCCCGCTGAGCCGTCCCCGCACCGAGGTGAGCCTGGGCGCCTTCGCCCTGCTCTTCTCCGAGCTGGTGCAGTACTGCCAGAACCGCGTCTACTCGGTGGCCGAGCTGCAGGCCAAGCTGGCCCGCCTGGGCCGCCAGGTGGGCCTGCGCGTCCTCGACGTGCTGGTGAGCCGCGAGAAGAGCGGCCGCCGCGAGACCAAGCTCCTCAACGTCCTCCTCTTCGTCAAGGGGCCCGTGTGGAAGGCCCTCTTCGGCAAGGAGGCCGACAAGCTCGAGCAGGCCAACGACGACGACAAGACCTACTACATCATCGAGAAGGAGCCGCTGGTCAACGCCTTCATCTCGGTGCCCCGCGACAACAGCAGCCTCAACTGCGCCGCCTTCACCGCCGGCCTCGTCGAGGCCGTGCTGGGCGCCAGCGGCTTCCCCGCCAAGGTCACCGCCCACTGGCACAAGGGCACCACCCTCATGATCAAGTTCGACGAGGCCGTCGTCGCCCGCGACAAGAGCCTCGAGGGGCGCTGA
- the LOC138065509 gene encoding syntaxin-binding protein 2-like isoform X1 yields the protein MAPRGLKALVGEKILNEVIRSVKKEGEWKVLVLDQPSTRIVSACCKMSDILAEGVTIVEEVGKRRQPLPSLEALYLLQPCPQSVRGLIGDFGGAPAPRYRAAHVFFTHRCPEELFEELGRSRAARAIRTLKEIDVAFVPYESQVFTLDAPRSFHGCYSPFGAGERVTVLGTLATRLATLCATLGVYPAVRYRRGPEDNAVLAQALLARLDALRADTPAMAEGRTQLLIVDRSFDLVTPLLHELTLQAMAHDLLDIRHDTYRYETSGLGEVREKAALLDEDDELWVQLRHMHIADVSRKVTELLKTFCESKRLNTEKANIKELSYILKKMPQYQKELSRYATHLSLADACMRRFQGTVERLCAVEQDLAMGTDAEGEKVKDPMKVMVPVLLDPAVDPYDKLRVILLYVLLKNGVTEENLAKLVQHANVPAAQQRVLPNLRLLGAPLTPASGRLRPEVRQRPQATYQLSRWSPAIKDVLEDALEDRLDPEQWPFVCPPATPPSTQAAVSARFGQWHRGRGGAAAGAAVAGAPRVLLFLLGGAALAETRCAYEVAPGAPVLLGSSHILTPRSFLEAVEGLDQPLPPEA from the exons ATGGCGCCCCGCGGGCTCAAGGCGCTGGTGGGCGAga AGATCCTCAACGAGGTCATCAGGAGCGTCAAGAAGGAGGGCGAATGGAAG GTGCTCGTCCTGGACCAGCCCAGCACCCGGATCGTCTCGGCCTGCTGCAAGATGTCCGACATCCTGGCCGAGGGCGTCACCA TCGTGGAGGAGGTGGGCAAgcggcggcagcccctgcccagcctggagGCCCTCTacctgctccagccctgcccccag TCGGTGCGGGGGCTCATCGGGGACTTcgggggcgccccggccccccggtaCCGCGCGGCCCACGTCTTCTTCACCCACC GGTGCCCTGAGGAGCTCTTCGAGGAGCTGGGGCGCTCGCGGGCCGCCCGGGCCATCCGCACCCTCAAGGAGATCGACGTGGCCTTCGTGCCCTACGAGAGCCAG GTGTTCACGCTGGACGCGCCGCGCAGCTTCCACGGGTGCTACAGCCCCttcggggcgggcgagcgggTGACAGTGTTGGGGACGTTggccacccgcctggccaccctctgCGCCACCCTGGGCGTCTACCCCGCCGTGCGCTACCGCAG GGGCCCCGAGGACAACGCGGTGCTGGCCCAGGCGCTGCTGGCCCGTCTCGACGCCCTGCGGGCCGACACCCCGGCCATGGCCGAG GGCCGGACGCAGCTGCTCATCGTGGACCGGAGCTTCGACCTGGTGACGCCGCTGCTGCACGAGCTGACGCTGCAGGCGATGGCCCACGACCTGCTCGACATCCGCCACGACACCTACCG GTACGAGACGTCGGGGCTGGGCGAGGTGCGGGAGAAGGCGGCGCTGCTGGACGAGGACGACGAGCTCTGGGTGCAGCTGCGGCACATGCACATCGCCGACGTCTCCCG GAAGGTGACGGAGCTGCTGAAAACCTTCTGCGAGAGCAAACGGCTCAACACCGAGAAG gccaACATCAAGGAGCTCTCCTACATCCTCAAGAAGATGCCGCAGTACCAGAAGGAGCTGAGCAGG TACGCGACGCACCTGAGCCTGGCGGACGCCTGCATGCGCCGCTTCCAGGGCACCGTGGAGCGGCTCTGCGCCGTCGAGCAG GACCTGGCCATGGGGACGGACGCGGAGGGCGAGAAGGTGAAGGACCCCATGAAGGTGATGGTGCCCGTCCTGCTGGACCCGGCCGTGGACCCCTACGACAAGCTGCGCGTCATCCTGCTCTACGTCCTGCTCAAGAACG gGGTGACCGAGGAGAACCTGGCCAAGCTGGTGCAGCATGCCAACGTGCCGGCGGCCCAGCAGCGGGTGCTGCCCAACCTCCGCCTCCTGGGTGCCCCCCTGACCCCCGCG AGCGGGCGGCTGCGCCCCGAGGTGCGGCAGCGGCCCCAGGCCACCTACCAGCTGTCACGCTGGAGCCCGGCCATCAAGGACGTCCTGgag GACGCCCTGGAGGACCGGCTGGATCCGGAGCAGTGGCCCTTCGtgtgcccccccgccaccccccccagcacccaggctGCTGTCAg CGCCCGCTTCGGGCAGTggcaccggggccgggggggggcggcggcgggggcggcggtggcgggtgccCCCCGGGTGCTGCTCTTCCTgctggggggggcggcgctggccGAGACCCGCTGCGCCTACGAGGTGGCACCCGGCGCCCCCGTCCTGCTCG
- the LOC138065509 gene encoding syntaxin-binding protein 2-like isoform X3, with the protein MAPRGLKALVGEKILNEVIRSVKKEGEWKVLVLDQPSTRIVSACCKMSDILAEGVTIVEEVGKRRQPLPSLEALYLLQPCPQSVRGLIGDFGGAPAPRYRAAHVFFTHRCPEELFEELGRSRAARAIRTLKEIDVAFVPYESQVFTLDAPRSFHGCYSPFGAGERVTVLGTLATRLATLCATLGVYPAVRYRRGPEDNAVLAQALLARLDALRADTPAMAEGRTQLLIVDRSFDLVTPLLHELTLQAMAHDLLDIRHDTYRYETSGLGEVREKAALLDEDDELWVQLRHMHIADVSRKVTELLKTFCESKRLNTEKANIKELSYILKKMPQYQKELSRYATHLSLADACMRRFQGTVERLCAVEQDLAMGTDAEGEKVKDPMKVMVPVLLDPAVDPYDKLRVILLYVLLKNGVTEENLAKLVQHANVPAAQQRVLPNLRLLGAPLTPASGRLRPEVRQRPQATYQLSRWSPAIKDVLEDALEDRLDPEQWPFVCPPATPPSTQAAVRLQPHPDAAELPGGRGGAGPAAAPRGLSPAPLGAPQ; encoded by the exons ATGGCGCCCCGCGGGCTCAAGGCGCTGGTGGGCGAga AGATCCTCAACGAGGTCATCAGGAGCGTCAAGAAGGAGGGCGAATGGAAG GTGCTCGTCCTGGACCAGCCCAGCACCCGGATCGTCTCGGCCTGCTGCAAGATGTCCGACATCCTGGCCGAGGGCGTCACCA TCGTGGAGGAGGTGGGCAAgcggcggcagcccctgcccagcctggagGCCCTCTacctgctccagccctgcccccag TCGGTGCGGGGGCTCATCGGGGACTTcgggggcgccccggccccccggtaCCGCGCGGCCCACGTCTTCTTCACCCACC GGTGCCCTGAGGAGCTCTTCGAGGAGCTGGGGCGCTCGCGGGCCGCCCGGGCCATCCGCACCCTCAAGGAGATCGACGTGGCCTTCGTGCCCTACGAGAGCCAG GTGTTCACGCTGGACGCGCCGCGCAGCTTCCACGGGTGCTACAGCCCCttcggggcgggcgagcgggTGACAGTGTTGGGGACGTTggccacccgcctggccaccctctgCGCCACCCTGGGCGTCTACCCCGCCGTGCGCTACCGCAG GGGCCCCGAGGACAACGCGGTGCTGGCCCAGGCGCTGCTGGCCCGTCTCGACGCCCTGCGGGCCGACACCCCGGCCATGGCCGAG GGCCGGACGCAGCTGCTCATCGTGGACCGGAGCTTCGACCTGGTGACGCCGCTGCTGCACGAGCTGACGCTGCAGGCGATGGCCCACGACCTGCTCGACATCCGCCACGACACCTACCG GTACGAGACGTCGGGGCTGGGCGAGGTGCGGGAGAAGGCGGCGCTGCTGGACGAGGACGACGAGCTCTGGGTGCAGCTGCGGCACATGCACATCGCCGACGTCTCCCG GAAGGTGACGGAGCTGCTGAAAACCTTCTGCGAGAGCAAACGGCTCAACACCGAGAAG gccaACATCAAGGAGCTCTCCTACATCCTCAAGAAGATGCCGCAGTACCAGAAGGAGCTGAGCAGG TACGCGACGCACCTGAGCCTGGCGGACGCCTGCATGCGCCGCTTCCAGGGCACCGTGGAGCGGCTCTGCGCCGTCGAGCAG GACCTGGCCATGGGGACGGACGCGGAGGGCGAGAAGGTGAAGGACCCCATGAAGGTGATGGTGCCCGTCCTGCTGGACCCGGCCGTGGACCCCTACGACAAGCTGCGCGTCATCCTGCTCTACGTCCTGCTCAAGAACG gGGTGACCGAGGAGAACCTGGCCAAGCTGGTGCAGCATGCCAACGTGCCGGCGGCCCAGCAGCGGGTGCTGCCCAACCTCCGCCTCCTGGGTGCCCCCCTGACCCCCGCG AGCGGGCGGCTGCGCCCCGAGGTGCGGCAGCGGCCCCAGGCCACCTACCAGCTGTCACGCTGGAGCCCGGCCATCAAGGACGTCCTGgag GACGCCCTGGAGGACCGGCTGGATCCGGAGCAGTGGCCCTTCGtgtgcccccccgccaccccccccagcacccaggctGCTGTCAg
- the LOC138065509 gene encoding syntaxin-binding protein 2-like isoform X2: MAPRGLKALVGEKILNEVIRSVKKEGEWKVLVLDQPSTRIVSACCKMSDILAEGVTIVEEVGKRRQPLPSLEALYLLQPCPQSVRGLIGDFGGAPAPRYRAAHVFFTHRCPEELFEELGRSRAARAIRTLKEIDVAFVPYESQVFTLDAPRSFHGCYSPFGAGERVTVLGTLATRLATLCATLGVYPAVRYRRGPEDNAVLAQALLARLDALRADTPAMAEGRTQLLIVDRSFDLVTPLLHELTLQAMAHDLLDIRHDTYRYETSGLGEVREKAALLDEDDELWVQLRHMHIADVSRKVTELLKTFCESKRLNTEKANIKELSYILKKMPQYQKELSRYATHLSLADACMRRFQGTVERLCAVEQDLAMGTDAEGEKVKDPMKVMVPVLLDPAVDPYDKLRVILLYVLLKNGVTEENLAKLVQHANVPAAQQRVLPNLRLLGAPLTPASGRLRPEVRQRPQATYQLSRWSPAIKDVLERPLRAVAPGPGGGGGGGGGGGCPPGAALPAGGGGAGRDPLRLRGGTRRPRPARLQPHPDAAELPGGRGGAGPAAAPRGLSPAPLGAPQ; the protein is encoded by the exons ATGGCGCCCCGCGGGCTCAAGGCGCTGGTGGGCGAga AGATCCTCAACGAGGTCATCAGGAGCGTCAAGAAGGAGGGCGAATGGAAG GTGCTCGTCCTGGACCAGCCCAGCACCCGGATCGTCTCGGCCTGCTGCAAGATGTCCGACATCCTGGCCGAGGGCGTCACCA TCGTGGAGGAGGTGGGCAAgcggcggcagcccctgcccagcctggagGCCCTCTacctgctccagccctgcccccag TCGGTGCGGGGGCTCATCGGGGACTTcgggggcgccccggccccccggtaCCGCGCGGCCCACGTCTTCTTCACCCACC GGTGCCCTGAGGAGCTCTTCGAGGAGCTGGGGCGCTCGCGGGCCGCCCGGGCCATCCGCACCCTCAAGGAGATCGACGTGGCCTTCGTGCCCTACGAGAGCCAG GTGTTCACGCTGGACGCGCCGCGCAGCTTCCACGGGTGCTACAGCCCCttcggggcgggcgagcgggTGACAGTGTTGGGGACGTTggccacccgcctggccaccctctgCGCCACCCTGGGCGTCTACCCCGCCGTGCGCTACCGCAG GGGCCCCGAGGACAACGCGGTGCTGGCCCAGGCGCTGCTGGCCCGTCTCGACGCCCTGCGGGCCGACACCCCGGCCATGGCCGAG GGCCGGACGCAGCTGCTCATCGTGGACCGGAGCTTCGACCTGGTGACGCCGCTGCTGCACGAGCTGACGCTGCAGGCGATGGCCCACGACCTGCTCGACATCCGCCACGACACCTACCG GTACGAGACGTCGGGGCTGGGCGAGGTGCGGGAGAAGGCGGCGCTGCTGGACGAGGACGACGAGCTCTGGGTGCAGCTGCGGCACATGCACATCGCCGACGTCTCCCG GAAGGTGACGGAGCTGCTGAAAACCTTCTGCGAGAGCAAACGGCTCAACACCGAGAAG gccaACATCAAGGAGCTCTCCTACATCCTCAAGAAGATGCCGCAGTACCAGAAGGAGCTGAGCAGG TACGCGACGCACCTGAGCCTGGCGGACGCCTGCATGCGCCGCTTCCAGGGCACCGTGGAGCGGCTCTGCGCCGTCGAGCAG GACCTGGCCATGGGGACGGACGCGGAGGGCGAGAAGGTGAAGGACCCCATGAAGGTGATGGTGCCCGTCCTGCTGGACCCGGCCGTGGACCCCTACGACAAGCTGCGCGTCATCCTGCTCTACGTCCTGCTCAAGAACG gGGTGACCGAGGAGAACCTGGCCAAGCTGGTGCAGCATGCCAACGTGCCGGCGGCCCAGCAGCGGGTGCTGCCCAACCTCCGCCTCCTGGGTGCCCCCCTGACCCCCGCG AGCGGGCGGCTGCGCCCCGAGGTGCGGCAGCGGCCCCAGGCCACCTACCAGCTGTCACGCTGGAGCCCGGCCATCAAGGACGTCCTGgag CGCCCGCTTCGGGCAGTggcaccggggccgggggggggcggcggcgggggcggcggtggcgggtgccCCCCGGGTGCTGCTCTTCCTgctggggggggcggcgctggccGAGACCCGCTGCGCCTACGAGGTGGCACCCGGCGCCCCCGTCCTGCTCG